A region of Lycium barbarum isolate Lr01 chromosome 3, ASM1917538v2, whole genome shotgun sequence DNA encodes the following proteins:
- the LOC132634041 gene encoding ribonuclease 3-like, producing MKSVRTSLPDEYNLQFPPCSIVAALLNQSKNVSIVSGSLKFHANCLSMSRVIQDQNLVSNLRHVWPSVVRLNSNEDFWKYEWDAHGFGMKTQIDVKTYFEAASRIHSTKIATNRKTNLKDYFSNAGIQPGQIVKAQDIANALVLIIRGINIKCYNNGTHNFMKEVILCLDSPLHNFVSCDLRSVSVRGGENY from the exons TATAGTGGCAGCTTTGCTTAATCAGAGCAAGAATGTTAGTATAGTTAGTGGCAGTTTGAAGTTTCATGCAAATTGCTTAAGT ATGTCTCGGGTGATCCAGGACCAAAATTTGGTAAGCAATCTCCGTCATGTTTGGCCTAGTGTAGTACGCTTGAATTCAAATGAGGATTTTTGGAAATATGAGTGGGACGCACATGGTTTTGGTATGAAGACGCAGATCGATGTTAAAACCTACTTTGAAGCAGCATCAAGGATACATTCTACCAAAATTGCAACAAACAGAAAGACTAATCTGAAAGACTACTTCTCTAATGCAGGAATTCAGCCAGGACAAATTGTTAAAGCGCAAGATATTGCAAATGCTTTGGTCCTCATAATTAGGGGCATCAATATCAAATGTTATAATAATGGAACTCATAATTTTATGAAGGAAGTTATCCTTTGCTTGGACTCGCCACTGCACAACTTTGTCTCATGTGACCTAAGGAGTGTAAGTGTGAGAGGAGGGGAGAACTACTAG